From Planctomycetaceae bacterium:
CGAGTTGCAGGACATCGCCGCCAAATACCGTGCCGGCGGGTACGGTTACGGCCACGCCAAGAATCGCCTGGCCGAGCTGATCAACGAGACGTTCGCGGCCGCACGCGAAAAGTACGCCCAACTCGAGCAGCACCCCGACGACGTGCGCGACCTGCTAGCCGAAGGCGGCCGCAAAGCCCGGGCGACCGCCGAAGCCACCATGCAGCGCGTCCGCAAAGCCTGCGGGCTCGTGCGGACGCATTGAACAGCCAAATTGGAAATTGGAAATTGGAAATTGGAAATAACGCCGCTTGGTACGCTTTGCGTCGCACCTTGCCGCCGTGGCGGTTTGAGGAGAATCTGCAGGAACTGGTCGAGTGCGCGCCGCGGTATGGGATCGACGAGGTCATCGTCGTTGTCGATACCGAGGAGTTCACGCACGGCCAGCCCCCGCTGGGGTGGATCAAACGCTACATGCCGATGCTGCAGCGGGCGGCCGACGAGCTGCGGCGAGCGGGCATCGTCTATTCGCTCAATCCGTGGATTACGGTAGGCCACTGCGACCGGGCGCGCGACGACCGCAAAACCCTGCCCGGGCTCCAGACGATGGTCGGCGACAACGGCGTGCAATGCACCAGCTGCGCCTGCCCGCTCGACAGCGTCTGGCGCAAGCACACCCAGAAGATCTGGACGCTCTACGCCAAGACGCGTCCTCACGTGGTGTGGGTCGAGGACGACATCCGCACGTTCAACCACGAGCCCATCCAGTACGGGTGCTTCTGCCCGATCCACATGGCGAGGTTCTCAACGATCGTCGGGAGCAAGGTCACGCGTGAACAACTGCTGACGGCCGTGCTCGCGCCGGGGCGCCCGCACCCGTGGCGCAAGGCCTGGCTAGACATGCAGCGCGACGCCATGAACGAGACGGTCGCATTTCTCACCCAGGCGATTCACCGCGTCAGCCCGCAAACATGCATAGGCCTGATGTCCAGTCACCCGCGAAACCACGTGATGGACGGGCGCGACTGGAAGAGCTTCTGCGATGCCCTCGCCGGCGGCCGGACCCTCTACAGCCGCCCGCCGATGGGCAACTACTCCGAGGGCCCGCTGCGCGGATTTTACTACTCGCACGATTCGATCAAGATCACACGGGCCTGCTGCCCGGCCGGAACGATCGAGCAGACCGAAGTCGAGAAGGTTCCCTTTACGCGCTACGCCAACAGCAGCGTCTTCACGTTCCTGGAGATGGCGGTCTCGTTCGCGTACGGCTGCCAGGGCGTGACGATGAACCTCTTCGACCATGTCGGCACGCCGATGGAAGAGGACGCGTCAGTGGGGCGGATGCTCGGCAGCCGCAAGCCGTTCCTCAACGCGTTGGCGGCCGCGGCGCAGCGACCGGGGATGTATCGCGGCGTGCGGCTGCTGCATCGCGACGGTAGCGCTTACGTCAAGCGTCTGGCTAAGGGCAAGCTCCGCTACGGCGCGCTGGGCGAGGAGGGCGCCGAGATGGGCGCCATCCTCGAAAGCCTCGGCGTGGCCACCACGTACGAGACCGATCCGGCCGGTGTGACGGCGGTTTCCGGCCAAAGCGCCCTGCGGGCCTGCACCGATGACGAGATCCGCCAGATGCTCGCCGGCGGGATGTATATCGACGCCGTCGCGGCCGGCGTGCTCGTCGAGCGCGGGTTCGGCAAGGAAATCGGTCTGACCGCGGTCGCCCCGCCGGTTTGCATCGACGACATCGAGCCGCTCTCGGCCGAGGAGTTCCACAACACGCAATTCGGCGGCCGCGAGATGGACTACATGACCCTCACGCTGCCGGACCTGATGGGCCGCCCGAGCTTAAGTATCGTCAAGCCCGCCGGCGGGGCGCAAGTGCTCAGCCACATGGTCGACCCCGACCGCCGCCGGCGGTACGTGGGCATGACGGCTTTCGAGAACGCCTTGGGCGGGCGCGTGGTCGTGCATGCCTTGGCGCTGGGCACGACCGTCGGCGGAGTGATCGGCGAGGCGTTTTTCAGCCCCACGCGCCAACGGCAGATTCTGTCGGTGATGGACTGGCTGTCCCGCGGCCGCCTCCCGCTGGTCACCACCGGCGACGGCGTCTATCCGCTGGCTTTCCGCAAAGACTGCGGCGACACGACGCTGCTGGGCATGTTCAACCTGAGTCTGGATCCATGGCCAGCCGTGCAGTTCGGCTTGGCGGACAGCCGTCACGTAGCGTCGATGAAAGTTTTGGGTTCCAATGGCAAGTGGTCGGCGACCCGCAAGCTCTTCGCCAAACGATGCGACAAGAAGAGCATTGTGCGATTCATGGACGGCGTTTCGTTTAATCAACCTCTGTTCGTCCAGATTCGATGGGTGTAATAAGTTGGGACGCTTACCACTTTTCTCTCAGCCTGTCGGTGTTCTCGCCGGCACAAGAGACCCTGGGAGTAGAAATGTGTATAGAAAGCAAAGAAAAGTGGTAAGCGTCCCAACTTATTCTTGCAAAGCGGATGGGCCGAGGCTTATCGTGACGGCATGCCACGAGCAGCCAGACTGGTCATCCCGGACTGCCCGCACCATGTGGTTCAACGGGGCAATAACAAGCAGGACGTCTTCTTTTCTGACGACGACCGGCGGTACTACTTGAGGTCTCTCAAGCAATGTGCTCGGGAATACGGCCTGAACGTGGTTGCCTACGCCTTGATGTGCAATCACGTTCATCTGGTTGTGGTGCCCAAGTCGGTTGAGTCGTTGGCGAAAGGGATCGGACGCACCAACTTCTTTTACACCCGGCATGTGAATGCGCTTCAGGGCCGATGTGGTCACCTATGGCAGGATCGTTTCTTTTCCTCGCCTCTCGATGAGAGCTACTTTTGGAACGCGATGGTCTATGTTGAGCGTAATCCGGTCCGTGCTGGAATAGTCTCGGCCGCTTGGGATTATCCCTGGTCCAGTGCGGCGGCTCACTGTAACAATCACGATCTGACGGGCCTGCTCGATATGCAGACGTGGCGTTCGGTGCAGCCGCCGGAGGGAAGTTGGCACGAATCATTGGCCGAGGGTCTTGACGAACAGACCGAGTTGAAGGTTCGGAGTTTCTCCAGTCGCGGGCTGCCGCTGGGGAGTGACTCGTTCGTCAGTAAGCTCGAATCCGACCTCGAGCGTCGCCTCAGGCCGGCCGAGATGGGTCGGCCAAGAAAACAGAAAGTTGGGACGCTTACCACTTTCCAAGGACCAGCCAGCCAGGCGTGAAAAGTTGGGACGCTTACTACTTTTCCTTCAAGCATGGGTCCTGTCACGGGGGAGGGTAAATAAATAGAAGATCGTTCGGCATCGAAACGAAAAGTAGTAAGCGTCCCAACTTTTAAATAGAAGATCGTTCGGCATCGAAACGAAAAGTAGTAAGCGTCCCAACTTTTCTAGTCGGGCGTCGCCACTTATCGGGCGGGTTGGGTCGCGGCGTCAGCCTTGTGCGAGCGAACCAGGACCCGTGCGAACAGCACAGACTGCACCTCAACTTTGACGGGCATCCGGCGGGCGCGCTGTTGCAGCCCGGCGAGGATCTCACCGCGCAGCGTCTCAAGGGCCGCCGATCCGTCAAACTGTTCCGGCGTCTTGCCGGCAAGGAAAACGATCAGCCAATCCTCAAATTCCGGATGTAGTCGCTGCAAGGCGTATTGCTTGGTGAAACTGGACTTCAGATTGAACTGCCTGACATCCTCGTCCTCTTCTATCCCTAGAACCGTCACGTTCAGTGCCAGCAGCACGTGCTTGTCGCCGCCTTTGAGATCGATCGCCATTTCGTTCATCGCGATCTCGCGCTGCTTGAGTTCCTGCTTGGGCGAAGCGTTTGGGCTGGGCGCCTGGGAGGGGGCGTACGGGTCGCTGAGCGTGGAACATCCGCCCAGCACTGCCAGAACCATGACGGCCGTCAGGCCATAGAGAGCCTTGCACATGTTCGTTCCTTTCCAAGTGTGCGCTGCACGCGACGGCGATAACTCTAGCCGCACGCGCGGGCCTACGCAACGCAGAAAGGAACGCGGGTTATTCCAAGGTGCCCGTCGCCACGAAGCTCTGGAGCGTTTTCATGTAGTTGGCTCGCTCGAAGGCCGCGGGCTCGGCGGTGTTGCGGTGGCTGAGCACGCCCTTCATCTGCTCCAGCGACTCGTATTCCATCTCTTCCATGATCGCCGTCATCTGCTCTTGCACGGTGGCGATGTGCCCAGGACCGTTGCGCAGCAGCGCCGAGCACATCATCGTCACGTCGGCCCCGCCCATGACGAGCTTGACGGCGTCGCGACCGGTGTGGATGCCGCTGGTGGCCGCCAGCGAAGCCGCCGTTCGCCCGAACAGAATCGCGATCCATCGCAGCGGCAGGCGATTGTCCTCGCTGGTCGAGAGCACCAGTCGCGGGCGCACCTCGAGGTTCTCCACGTCGATATCGGGCTGGTAGAAGCGGTTGAACAGGACCAGCGCGTCGGCGCCGGCCTCGACGAGTTGGTGCGCCATGTTCGAAATCGATGAGAAGAACGGCGACATCTTCACCGCAACCGGGATCGAGACGGCGGCCTTGACCGTCTGCAGGATATCCAGGTGTACCTGCTCTATTTCGTGCCCGGAGACCTGCGGGTTGGTCGGCAGAAAGTAGATATTGAGCTCCAGCGCGTTGGCGCCGGCTTGCTGCATCTGGGCGGCGTACTCGGCCCAGCCGCTTTTGGAGACGGCGTTGAGCGAGGCGATCACCGGGATCCCCAGTGCTTCGCGGAACCGGCTGATCTTGGCAAGGTATTCTTCAGGCCCGGTCACGTAATCGGGCTTGTCGGGGAAGTACGTCAGGGACTCGGGGAATCGCTCCGTGCCGTACTCCAGAAAGTAGTTCAACTGCCGCACGTCGTACTGGATCTGCTCCTCGAAGAGCGAGTGCATGACGACGGCCGCCGCTCCGGCGTCTTCAAGCCGGCGCACCGTGTCCAAGTCGTGCGACAGCGGCGAAGGGGATGCCACCAGCGGGCTGCTCAGGCGCAGGCCCATGTACGATGTTGAAAGATCCATGGCGTATCCTTTCCTGTTCCTATACATGATAGTCGCCCGCCGCGCGGCGGCTGGCGCTTGACCGGCGGGCGGTGCGGGCATAAAGTTCCGCATCAGGGAGTACCACATGGAACGGACATTAACGCTGCTCAAGCCCGACGCCGTCCAGCGCCAGCTCGTCGGCCGCATCATTGAGCGGTTTGAGTCCAAGGGACTCAAGATCGTCGCGATGAAGTTCCTCCGCGTCACGCCCGAGATGGCCGCAAACCTCTATTCGATGCACCAGGGCAAGGAGTTTTACCCGGCGTTGATGCGGTTCATCACGTCGGGCCCGGTGGTGGCGATGGTTCTGCAAGGGCTGGACGCCGTCAGGATCGCCCGCACGCTGATGGGCAGCACGTTCGGGCCCGACGCCGCGCCCGGGACGATCCGCGGCGACTTGGGCGCCTCGCGGCGGTACAACCTCATGCACGGCAGCGACAGCATGGATGCTGCCGCCCGGGAAATCCCCATTTTCTTTCCCGAGAATGAACTGATCGAGTACGACATGAGCATCGAGTCGTGGATCTATGCCCGGCACGGGCGCAAACATCTGTAGCGGGTTGAATATGTCCGACGACGCCCTTCGCATCGAACAGCTTCGCCAGCAGCTCCGCCGGCACGACTACCTGTACTACGTCGAGGCCGCGCCGGAAATCTCCGACCGCGACTATGACAAACTGATGGCCGAGCTCAAGGCACTCGAAGCCGCCCACCCCGACCTCGTCACCCCCGACTCGCCCACCCAGCGCGTCGGCGGCCAGCCCGTCGAGGGCTTCGCCACTGTCGAGCACGCCCAGCCGATGCTGAGCATCGACAACACTTACAGCGAGGCCGACGTGCGCGAGTTCGACGCCCGCGTGCGGAAGATCCTGGGCGAAACGCCGTTCCACTACCTCGTCGAGCCCAAGATCGATGGCGTGGCGATTTCACTGCGATACGAGCAAGGCGCCCTGGTTGCCGCCGTTACGCGCGGCGACGGGCGGCGGGGCGACGACGTTACCGCCAACGTGCGGGCGATCCGCTCCGTGCCGCTGCGCCTCCTGGGCGACGGCGCGCCGGACGTGCTCGAGGTGCGCGGGGAGATCTACTGGCCGCGCGAGGCGTTCAGCGCCTGCAATGCCCAACGGGTGGCCGAGGGGCTGGTGCCCTTCGCCAATCCGCGCAACGGCGCCGCCGGCACACTCAAGCAACTGGACCCGCGCGTCGTGGCCCAGCGCGGACTGGCATTCATGGCCCACGGGATCGGGCAGGCGTCTGGGCTTCCCGCCGATCGGGCCAGCGCGATCATGGCGGCCGTGGGCAAGTGGGGCGTGCCGGTCAACCCATCCATGAAGGTGCGCGAGAACCTGGAGCAGGTGCTCGAGGACATCGCGGCCTGGCTCACGCAGCGCAGCGAAGCCGACTACGAGACCGACGGCATGGTCATCAAGGTCGACGAGATCGCCCTGCGGCAGGAGCTGGGTTTCACCAGCAAATACCCGCGGTGGTGCATCGCGTACAAGTACGAAGCCGAGCAGGCCCACACGCTGCTGCGCGAGGTCGAGTTTCATATCGGGCGGCTGGGCACCATCACGCCGGTGGCGCATTTCGACCCGGTGCAACTGGCCGGCACGACCGTCACCAGCGCGTCGATGCACAACTTCGACCAGGTCAAGCGCCTCGACGCCCGCGTGGGCGATACGATCGTCGTCGAAAAGGCCGGCGAGATCATCCCGCAGGTGATGGCCGTCGACTTCGACCGCCGCCCGCACGAGGCCCAGCCCGTCGCGCCGCCGGACAAGTGCCCGTCCTGTTCCGGACCGGTCCATCGCGACGAAGGCGGCGTGTATCTGCGATGCGTCAACCCCGAATGCCCCGCCCAGATCCGCGAGCGACTGCGGTTCTTCGCCGCCCGCGACCAGATGGACATCGAGAACCTCGGACCGGCTGTCATCGACCAACTGGTCGACCGAAACATGGTGAACCACTTCGCCGACCTGTACACGCTCAAGGCAGACGAGATCGCCAAACTGGAACGCATGGGCGAGAAATCCGCGGCCAACCTCGTCGCCGCCATCGAAAAGAGCAAGGCTCGCCCCGCCCAGAACGTGCTGGCGGCGATGGGCATCCGCCACGTCGGCGGACGCGTGGCCGAGGTGCTCGTCGACCACTTCGGCAGCATCCCCGCCATCGCGGCGGCAGGCGAAGAGGACCTGACCGCCGCCGAGGATATCGGGCCCGTCATCGCGGCCAGCGTGCGCGAGTTCTTCGACAGCCCGGCCGGGCGCGAGGCCATGCAGCGCCTCGCCGACGTCGGCCTCAAGATGGAGGCGCCGAAGCGTGCCAAGGCCGCCGACTTGCCTCTGGCGGGCAAGAGCGTCGTGGTGACCGGCACGCTGGAAGGCTTCTCCCGCAAGGAAGCCGAAGACGCCATCAAGGCCGCCGGCGGCAAGAGCGCCTCCAGCGTCTCAAAGAACACCGCATTCGTGGTGGTGGGGGCCGACCCCGGCAGCAAGGCCGACAAGGCGCGGCAATTGGGCGTGGAGATCATCGACGAGGCAGAGTTCGCGCGGCGGTTAGGGCGACAGTAGCATGGGCATCTTGCCCATGAGTAGCACGGGCGTCTCGCCCGTGGTCCCGGAGCGTGTCGCGGACGTCTCGTCCGCGCGTGCCGAGGGCGTCCCGCCCTCGGTCCCCGATCCTGAACAGTCAGGGACACGCACAACGGAGTTGTGCGTGGCACCCATCCTGCTCGCGCTGCGGGCGCATGAAATAGGCCCGCGTTGGCGGGCCTTTTGCACAACCGGAGGCGGCGCTCAGCACATCGTCGCGTAGCTCAGGACGATGAACAGAACCATCTTCCACTTGCGGTCGATCACGTTCCAGTTACGCTGTACGAATCGGTCTAACATATCGCCTCCTAAGGCGGTTCTAACTCGACAGTCGAATTGTATCACACTTTAATAATTTGTGTGAAAAAATCCAGCCGGAAAGGCGCGGTTATAAGTCACAAGTATGGAAGATGTTACAACAGCGGTGCAGGTTAGCGGTCGAGCTTGCTTGAGCGGTTTCATTCGGGAACCAGCGCCGGGGAAACAACCGCGTCGAACAAGTTCGACCGCTAACTTGCCCTCACTACGTGTGGTAGTCGGCGTTGATGGCGATGTATTCGCGCGAGAAGTCGCAGGTGACTGCCGTGAAGGCGCCTTTGCCCAGGCCCAGGTCTGCGTCGATGAGGACCGGGTCGCCGGACATGTGGTCGGCGGCTTTCTTCACGTCGAACTTCGTGCCCATGCCTCGTCGGAAGACGAGCATTCCGCCCAAGCGGATCGAGAGCTTCTCGGGCACGACGCGGGCGGGGCTTTTGCCCAAAGCCGCGGCGATGCGCCCCCAGTTGGGGTCGCCGCCGTGGGCGGCGCACTTGAGCAGCGGGCTGTTGGCGACGCTCTTGGCGGCGATCATCGCATCGGCGTCGGTGGCGGCGCCGCGAACGGTGATCTCGATGAGCTTGGTCGCGCCCTCGCCGTCGCGGGCGACGGCACGGGCGAGCTGGTTGCACAGGCGGAAGACGGCCGCGGCAAAGATGATGAACTCTTTTGAAGCCTCGGTGATTTTCTTGTTACCAGCGCGGCCGCTGGCCAGCAGCACCAGCATGTCGCTGGTGGAGGTATCGCTGTCGACGGTGAGGGCATTGAAGGTTCGGCCGGCGGCTCGCTTGAGGGCCTTGTAGAGAGCGGCGGGCGCGACGGCGGCGTCGGTGGTGAGGATGGAGATCATCGTCGCCAGCGAGGGGGCGATCATCCCCGAGCCCTTGGCCATGCCGGCCAGCGTGACAGTCGTGCCGGCGATCTTGATCGTCTCGACGGCGTACTTGTCGGCCAGGTCGGTGGTCATGATCGCGTGGAGGGCTTCGGCGTCCTGGTCGGTACCGAGCCGGGCGGCGGCTGCGTCGATGCCGGTCCGCACCTTGGGCATCGGCAGTTGATGTCCGATCACTCCGGTGGAGCCGACGAGGATCTTGTCGGCTTGTGTGCCCAGGAGGCGAGCTGTCTGCTTGGCCATGGCGGCGGCGTTGGCGACGCCGGCCTTGCCGGTGCAGACGTTGGAGTTACCTGCGTTGACGACGATGCCGCGGACGGTGCCGTAGCCCTTGGGCAGCATCAGGCGGCTATAGATGACCGGCGCGCCGACGACCTGGTTTGAGGTCGTGAGCATGGCGCAGGCGACGTCGGTTTCGCCGGCGACGATGGCCATGTCATTGCGGCCGGACTTCTTGATCCCGCAGGCAACGCCGGCGGCGAGGAAACCTTTAGGTTGGGTAATGTGCTTCTGTTGTGGGGCCATCAGGAACTCCTTTAGCCCGGGCTGCGCCCGGGGAACAACCGACGACGAGGACGAGGACGAGGACGAAGAAACAGAACTCTCATACGATCACATCCATCCATCCATCCATCCATCCATCCATCCATCCATCCATCCATCCATCCATCCATCCATCCATCCATCCATCCATCCATCCATCCATCCATCCATCCATCCATGCTTCGATCCGCCGCCGATCGAAAGCGGCAGCTAAGGCTGCCGCACTCCATAGGCGCGGTTTGTATCAATACAGTCCCGTCTCCTGGGGCAAGTTGAACATGATGTTCATGTTCTGGATCGCCTGGCCGGAAGCGCCTTTGATCACGTTGTCCAACGCCGAAAAGACGATTACCTTGCCCTTGGCCATCTTCACGGTCATGTCGCAGTAGTTGGTGCCGCTGACGTACTTGGTCGCGGGAAGCACTTTGGTGCGCACGCGCACAAACGGGGCGTCGGCGTAGGCCTCAGTCAACGCGGCGATGAGGCGTTCTTCGGTCGCGCCGGCGGTGGGGGTGGCGTAGATGCTGGCGAGCATCCCGCGGTCCATCGGGCACAGGTGCGGCTGGAAGAGCAGCGAGACGGGGCGGCCGACGACGTCGGTGAGGATCTGTTCCATCTCGGGCATGTGGCGGTGGTTGCCGACGCCGTAAGGCTCGAAGTTTTCGTTGCGCTCGGGGTAATGGTTCTTGAGGCTGGGCGTTCGCCCCGCACCGCTGACGCCGCTAATGGCGTTGACGACGATCCCGCCATCTTCGATCAGGCCCGCCCGCAGCAGCGGCGCCAAGGGCAGAATCGTACACGTGGGGTAGCAGCCGGGGTTGGCGATAAGGTTGGCCTTGGCGATCTTGTCGGCATAGTACTCGGGCAAGCCGTAGACGGCTTCGGCTAGGCCTTCCAGGTCGGTGTGCGGGCAGTACCACTTCTCGTACTCGGTCGCGTCGCTGAGGCGATAGTCGGCGGACCAGTCGATGACCCGCATGCCTGCTTTGCGAAGCTGCGGGGCGTAACTCATGGCGACCTTGTGTGGCACGCACATCATGGCCAGTTGTACGTCGAGGGCGGCCAGCCTGGCCGGGTCGAACAGTTCCTGGCTGAGCTTGACCTGCTTGCTCAGCAGGGGGTAGAAGTCTTCCATCGGCCCCAGTTCGTTGGCCGGTCCGTAGACGCCCACCAGTTCGGCGGCCGGGTGGCGCAAGAGCCACCGGATGACTTCGAAACCGGCATAACCGCTGCCGCCGATGAGAGCGATGCGGATTTTCTTCTGAATGTCTATCTTTGTCACGGGGGCTCCTGTCGGCCGCAAGCTATTGCGGATTTTTGATTTCGGATTGCGGATTACGTTCATCCTATTCGTTCCCGTCGGGGAAACAACCGCGCGGAGCAAGCTCCGCCGCTAACCTTGCCCAGTTGTTGCCTTGTTCTATCTCTCACCAATCTTTGTCTCTTTCTTAATCCTCTTAATCTGCTTCTCTAAATCCCATAAATCCCGCACTCCCCGTCCCTGTCCTTGAGGGCAAAAAAAAACCGACGACGAGGACGAGGACGAGGACGAGGACGAGGACGAAGAAACGTCTCTGGCCAATCTTTGTCTCTTTCTTAATCCTCTTAATCTGCTTCTCTAAATCCCATAAATCCCGCACTCCCCGGCCCTGTCCCTGTAAGTGTGGGGCAGAAAAAAAGCTCCGGCGGACCGTAGCGGCCGCCGGAGCCAGGGTGTTCGGTTGCCGCAGGGGGGTTAACGCTTCGAGAACTGGAAGCGTTTGCGGGCGCCCTTCTGCCCGTACTTCTTGCGCTCGACCATGCGGGCGTCGCGGGTGAGCAGTCCCTTGGTTCGCAGGATGGCGTCGATCTCGGGGGCGGCCTTGCACAGGGCGCGGGCCAAGCCGAGCATGACGGCGCCGGCCTGTCCGGTCGTTCCGCCGCCGTTGACGTTGACGAAGATGTCCCACGAGCGGGGCATGCTGACCGCTGCCAGCGGGGCGTCGACGGCATTGCGGTCGACCTCGCGGCAGAAGTACTCGTCGCGTTTGCGTTTGTTGATCAGGATGTTTCCCGTACCGGGGCGGATGCGCACCCGGGCAACGGCCGACTTCCGGCGACCGACGCCCCAGATGAACTTCGCGCCTTCGGGCAGGGGCGGAGCGGGCTTGGAGACTTCCTGAGCGGGCGCCTCGGCGACCTCGACTTCGGGGGCCTGTTCGGCGGGGCTTTCAGAATCGGCGGGGATGTTTTCGTTCTCTGCCATGGAATCGTACGTCCTGAACTAGACCTCTAGCGGTTGGGGATTCTGGGCCTGGTGACGGTGCGTCGGACCGGCGTAGACCTTGAGCTTCTTGAGCATGGCGCGTCCGATGTTGTTCTTGGGCATCATGCGCCGGACCGCTTCGATAACGACGAAGGCGGGCTTCTTCTGGATCATCTTGGCCAGGGGCACCTGCTTGAGGTGTCCGGGATAGCCGGTGTAGTGGTCGTACGTGCGGTCGGAAAACTTCTGATCGCCGATGATTCGCACCTTCGCGGCGTTGACCACGATGACGAAATCGCCGGTGTCCACGTTGGGCGTGTATTCCGGGCGATGTTTGCCCATCAGGAGCATGGCGATCTTGGTCGCGGCGCGCCCGAGGACCTTGTCGGAAAGATCCACAACGTGCCAGGCGGTTTTGACTTCGCCCTTCTTTGCCATGTACGTCTTCATTCTACGGCCTCAGTAGCTGTAAGCGGAGCATCCAAAACGAGTCGCGCATTATCCGGGCGGTCTGGGCGACAGTCAACCCCAAAATTTCCAACCGGTTGAAAAATCATCATCCCCCCGCACGCGCTGCCGCCGAGTATTTCATTAACGCCGTTCTTCAGCGTTGCTCCGCGGCGGTTTCTTCCGTTGCGCCGTGCTCGCCGCGCGGGGTTTTTGCTGCAGGCGGCAGCGGGTTTTGCTATTGTATCGGAAAGTCGCGGCGACTGACTGGAGATTTCTACGATGGAAAAACGTTCGCTGTTC
This genomic window contains:
- a CDS encoding transposase translates to MPRAARLVIPDCPHHVVQRGNNKQDVFFSDDDRRYYLRSLKQCAREYGLNVVAYALMCNHVHLVVVPKSVESLAKGIGRTNFFYTRHVNALQGRCGHLWQDRFFSSPLDESYFWNAMVYVERNPVRAGIVSAAWDYPWSSAAAHCNNHDLTGLLDMQTWRSVQPPEGSWHESLAEGLDEQTELKVRSFSSRGLPLGSDSFVSKLESDLERRLRPAEMGRPRKQKVGTLTTFQGPASQA
- the ligA gene encoding NAD-dependent DNA ligase LigA, which encodes MSDDALRIEQLRQQLRRHDYLYYVEAAPEISDRDYDKLMAELKALEAAHPDLVTPDSPTQRVGGQPVEGFATVEHAQPMLSIDNTYSEADVREFDARVRKILGETPFHYLVEPKIDGVAISLRYEQGALVAAVTRGDGRRGDDVTANVRAIRSVPLRLLGDGAPDVLEVRGEIYWPREAFSACNAQRVAEGLVPFANPRNGAAGTLKQLDPRVVAQRGLAFMAHGIGQASGLPADRASAIMAAVGKWGVPVNPSMKVRENLEQVLEDIAAWLTQRSEADYETDGMVIKVDEIALRQELGFTSKYPRWCIAYKYEAEQAHTLLREVEFHIGRLGTITPVAHFDPVQLAGTTVTSASMHNFDQVKRLDARVGDTIVVEKAGEIIPQVMAVDFDRRPHEAQPVAPPDKCPSCSGPVHRDEGGVYLRCVNPECPAQIRERLRFFAARDQMDIENLGPAVIDQLVDRNMVNHFADLYTLKADEIAKLERMGEKSAANLVAAIEKSKARPAQNVLAAMGIRHVGGRVAEVLVDHFGSIPAIAAAGEEDLTAAEDIGPVIAASVREFFDSPAGREAMQRLADVGLKMEAPKRAKAADLPLAGKSVVVTGTLEGFSRKEAEDAIKAAGGKSASSVSKNTAFVVVGADPGSKADKARQLGVEIIDEAEFARRLGRQ
- a CDS encoding dihydroorotate dehydrogenase-like protein, with product MDLSTSYMGLRLSSPLVASPSPLSHDLDTVRRLEDAGAAAVVMHSLFEEQIQYDVRQLNYFLEYGTERFPESLTYFPDKPDYVTGPEEYLAKISRFREALGIPVIASLNAVSKSGWAEYAAQMQQAGANALELNIYFLPTNPQVSGHEIEQVHLDILQTVKAAVSIPVAVKMSPFFSSISNMAHQLVEAGADALVLFNRFYQPDIDVENLEVRPRLVLSTSEDNRLPLRWIAILFGRTAASLAATSGIHTGRDAVKLVMGGADVTMMCSALLRNGPGHIATVQEQMTAIMEEMEYESLEQMKGVLSHRNTAEPAAFERANYMKTLQSFVATGTLE
- the argC gene encoding N-acetyl-gamma-glutamyl-phosphate reductase, with protein sequence MTKIDIQKKIRIALIGGSGYAGFEVIRWLLRHPAAELVGVYGPANELGPMEDFYPLLSKQVKLSQELFDPARLAALDVQLAMMCVPHKVAMSYAPQLRKAGMRVIDWSADYRLSDATEYEKWYCPHTDLEGLAEAVYGLPEYYADKIAKANLIANPGCYPTCTILPLAPLLRAGLIEDGGIVVNAISGVSGAGRTPSLKNHYPERNENFEPYGVGNHRHMPEMEQILTDVVGRPVSLLFQPHLCPMDRGMLASIYATPTAGATEERLIAALTEAYADAPFVRVRTKVLPATKYVSGTNYCDMTVKMAKGKVIVFSALDNVIKGASGQAIQNMNIMFNLPQETGLY
- the ndk gene encoding nucleoside-diphosphate kinase; its protein translation is MERTLTLLKPDAVQRQLVGRIIERFESKGLKIVAMKFLRVTPEMAANLYSMHQGKEFYPALMRFITSGPVVAMVLQGLDAVRIARTLMGSTFGPDAAPGTIRGDLGASRRYNLMHGSDSMDAAAREIPIFFPENELIEYDMSIESWIYARHGRKHL
- the argJ gene encoding bifunctional glutamate N-acetyltransferase/amino-acid acetyltransferase ArgJ, whose protein sequence is MAPQQKHITQPKGFLAAGVACGIKKSGRNDMAIVAGETDVACAMLTTSNQVVGAPVIYSRLMLPKGYGTVRGIVVNAGNSNVCTGKAGVANAAAMAKQTARLLGTQADKILVGSTGVIGHQLPMPKVRTGIDAAAARLGTDQDAEALHAIMTTDLADKYAVETIKIAGTTVTLAGMAKGSGMIAPSLATMISILTTDAAVAPAALYKALKRAAGRTFNALTVDSDTSTSDMLVLLASGRAGNKKITEASKEFIIFAAAVFRLCNQLARAVARDGEGATKLIEITVRGAATDADAMIAAKSVANSPLLKCAAHGGDPNWGRIAAALGKSPARVVPEKLSIRLGGMLVFRRGMGTKFDVKKAADHMSGDPVLIDADLGLGKGAFTAVTCDFSREYIAINADYHT
- the rplM gene encoding 50S ribosomal protein L13, translated to MKTYMAKKGEVKTAWHVVDLSDKVLGRAATKIAMLLMGKHRPEYTPNVDTGDFVIVVNAAKVRIIGDQKFSDRTYDHYTGYPGHLKQVPLAKMIQKKPAFVVIEAVRRMMPKNNIGRAMLKKLKVYAGPTHRHQAQNPQPLEV
- a CDS encoding flagellar basal body-associated FliL family protein codes for the protein MCKALYGLTAVMVLAVLGGCSTLSDPYAPSQAPSPNASPKQELKQREIAMNEMAIDLKGGDKHVLLALNVTVLGIEEDEDVRQFNLKSSFTKQYALQRLHPEFEDWLIVFLAGKTPEQFDGSAALETLRGEILAGLQQRARRMPVKVEVQSVLFARVLVRSHKADAATQPAR
- the rpsI gene encoding 30S ribosomal protein S9 codes for the protein MPEGAKFIWGVGRRKSAVARVRIRPGTGNILINKRKRDEYFCREVDRNAVDAPLAAVSMPRSWDIFVNVNGGGTTGQAGAVMLGLARALCKAAPEIDAILRTKGLLTRDARMVERKKYGQKGARKRFQFSKR